A single genomic interval of Camelina sativa cultivar DH55 chromosome 11, Cs, whole genome shotgun sequence harbors:
- the LOC104725160 gene encoding uncharacterized protein LOC104725160 isoform X2 produces the protein MARTHVVVGSRPCCFICAMEEKDPCVRKAWLELFLKDLHMTRDDTELALTLSFIWRYAMADPENPELPSLGVFDCMTRLMKKGLEDVEWVMTGQNVYVPYYAAHVIGSYTMKKPAFAVKAVKSGVIAPLLELMRGKMSWVEQRVVVRALGHLASYERTFEAVAAYENDVVRLSMEIATTCVDVVYEEFVSVQAKEGRVRYHCDLLTRGLGGLEMEDQKAEEWASQLQCWSLHLLNCFAYKHRSISLICNKNFLKDLSQMWGGLVNHTSRAGIGLIRILCYSKQGREHVSGSKDMILSLCNLSRSSDDWQYMGIDCLLLLLKDQETRYKVIEMSLFYLVDLVEVKALDVRPNLGDRITKVLLMHYNTKKGCVYTHKVQKALKELWRNKVERRKREKKMMSENQELLTETSVVVNLIKQQANQLLCVGDIEGAIRCYTEAIGLCPLKLRKKRMNLYSDRGECYLLLGDVDAAISDCTRALCLSEPVNSHGKSLWTRSRAYDIKGLSRESLMDCIMFVNGRCFRGKIPYYAAQMISKQMEATWLFEKARAAKLSRMMLKDKYHLTGLSMIAEEPKKKKKEGMVMERKKPDHLH, from the exons ATGGCCAGGACCCACGTTGTTGTCGGTTCCAGACCGTGTTGCTTCATCTGTGCCATGGAGGAAAAAGACCCTTGTGTAAGAAAAGCATGGTTAGAGTTATTTCTGAAAGATTTGCACATGACAAGAGACGACACAGAGCTCGCTCTCACACTTAGTTTTATTTGGAGATACGCCATGGCCGACCCTGAGAACCCCGAGTTACCGTCTCTTGGGGTGTTCGACTGCATGACAAGGTTAATGAAGAAAGGTCTTGAGGATGTAGAATGGGTGATGACAGGCCAAAATGTGTATGTTCCTTACTATGCTGCTCATGTCATTGGATCTTACACCATGAAGAAGCCTGCGTTTGCTGTAAAAGCTGTGAAGTCTGGAGTTATAGCTCCATTGCTTGAGCTTATGAGAGGAAAGATGAGCTGGGTCGAGCAAAGAGTCGTTGTTAGGGCGTTAGGTCACTTGGCGAGCTACGAGAGGACGTTTGAGGCAGTGGCTGCTTACGAGAATGATGTGGTGAGATTATCCATGGAGATTGCAACGACATGTGTTGATGTTGTGTATGAAGAGTTTGTGAGTGTTCaagcaaaagaaggaagagtgAG GTATCACTGTGACTTGCTTACTAGAGGACTTGGAGGGTTAGAGATGGAAGACCAAAAAGCTGAGGAATGGGCAAGTCAGCTCCAATGCTGGTCACTTCATTTACTCAATTGCTTTGCTTACAAGCATAGGTCTATTTCtcttatttgtaacaaaaacttTCTCAAGGATCTTAGCCAAATGTGGGGTGGATTGGTTAACCACACGTCTCGTGCAGGCATCGGACTGATCCGGATTCTTTGTTATAGTAAACAAGGGAGAGAACATGTCTCAGGATCAAAAGATATGATATTGAGTCTATGCAATCTCTCTCGGTCTTCTGATGATTGGCAATACATGGGTATAGATTGCCTTTTGCTGCTTCTCAAAGACCAAGAAACAAGGTACAAAGTCATAGAGATGTCATTGTTTTATCTAGTAGACCTAGTTGAGGTTAAAGCTCTTGATGTCAGACCAAACCTAGGAGATCGAATAACTAAGGTTCTTTTAATGCATTACAACACAAAGAAAGGTTGTGTCTACACTCACAAGGTCCAAAAAGCCTTAAAAGAACTATGGAGGAACAAAGTAGAGAGGAGAAAGAGggagaaaaagatgatgagTGAGAATCAAGAATTGCTGACAGAGACAAGTGTTGTTGTGAATTTGATTAAGCAGCAAGCAAACCAATTGCTTTGTGTAGGAGACATAGAGGGAGCTATTAGATGCTACACTGAAGCGATAGGCTTATGCCCTTTGAAACTgaggaaaaagagaatgaaTCTATATAGCGACAGAGGAGAGTGTTACTTACTCCTTGGAGATGTAGATGCGGCCATAAGTGATTGCACAAGAGCTCTTTGCTTGTCGGAACCAGTGAATTCGCACGGTAAAAGTCTTTGGACAAGATCAAGAGCTTATGACATCAAAGGGCTTTCAAGAGAAAGCTTGATGGACTGTATCATGTTTGTCAATGGCCGCTGCTTTCGTGGTAAAATCCCTTACTACGCTGCTCAAATGATCAGCAAACAGATGGAGGCTACGTGGCTATTCGAAAAGGCTAGAGCAGCAAAGCTTAGCAGGATGATGCTCAAGGATAAATATCACTTAACCg GCTTGTCGATGATCGCAGAAGaacccaagaagaagaagaaggaaggaatgGTGATGGAAAGGAAGAAACCTGATCACTTACATTGA
- the LOC104725160 gene encoding uncharacterized protein LOC104725160 isoform X3 — protein sequence MDHFRCRSTNKMARTHVVVGSRPCCFICAMEEKDPCVRKAWLELFLKDLHMTRDDTELALTLSFIWRYAMADPENPELPSLGVFDCMTRLMKKGLEDVEWVMTGQNVYVPYYAAHVIGSYTMKKPAFAVKAVKSGVIAPLLELMRGKMSWVEQRVVVRALGHLASYERTFEAVAAYENEVVRLAMEIATTCVDVVYEEFVSVQAKEGRVRYHCDLLTRGLGGLEMEDQKAEEWASQLQCWSLHLLNCFAYKHRSISLICNKNFLKDLSQMWGGLVNHTSRAGIGLIRILCYSKQGREHVSGSKDMILSLCNLSRSSDDWQYMGIDCLLLLLKDQETRYKVIEMSLFYLVDLVEVKALDVRPNLGDRITKVLLMHYNTKKGCVYTHKVQKALKELWRNKVERRKREKKMMSENQELLTETSVVVNLIKQQANQLLCVGDIEGAIRCYTEAIGLCPLKLRKKRMNLYSDRGECYLLLGDVDAAISDCTRALCLSEPVNSHGKSLWTRSRAYDIKGLSRESLMDCIMFVNGRCFRGKIPYYAAQMISKQMEATWLFEKARAAKLSRMMLKDKYHLTGLSMIAEEPKKKKKEGMVMERKKPDHLH from the exons ATGGACCACTTCCGTTGCAGGAGTACAAACAAGATGGCCAGGACCCACGTTGTTGTCGGTTCCAGACCGTGTTGCTTCATCTGTGCCATGGAGGAAAAAGACCCTTGTGTAAGAAAAGCATGGTTAGAGTTATTTCTGAAAGATTTGCACATGACAAGAGACGACACAGAGCTCGCTCTCACACTTAGTTTTATTTGGAGATACGCCATGGCCGACCCTGAGAACCCCGAGTTACCGTCTCTTGGGGTGTTCGACTGCATGACAAGGTTAATGAAGAAAGGTCTTGAGGATGTAGAATGGGTGATGACAGGCCAAAATGTGTATGTTCCTTACTATGCTGCTCATGTCATTGGATCTTACACCATGAAGAAGCCTGCGTTTGCTGTAAAAGCTGTGAAGTCTGGAGTTATAGCTCCATTGCTTGAGCTTATGAGAGGAAAGATGAGCTGGGTCGAGCAAAGAGTCGTTGTTAGGGCGTTAG GTCACTTGGCGAGCTACGAGAGGACGTTTGAGGCTGTGGCTGCTTACGAGAATGAAGTGGTGAGATTAGCCATGGAGATTGCAACGACATGTGTTGATGTTGTGTATGAAGAGTTTGTGAGTGTTCaagcaaaagaaggaagagtTAGGTATCACTGTGACTTGCTTACTAGAGGACTTGGAGGGTTAGAGATGGAAGACCAAAAAGCTGAGGAATGGGCAAGTCAGCTCCAATGCTGGTCACTTCATTTACTCAATTGCTTTGCTTACAAGCATAGGTCTATTTCtcttatttgtaacaaaaacttTCTCAAGGATCTTAGCCAAATGTGGGGTGGATTGGTTAACCACACGTCTCGTGCAGGCATCGGACTGATCCGGATTCTTTGTTATAGTAAACAAGGGAGAGAACATGTCTCAGGATCAAAAGATATGATATTGAGTCTATGCAATCTCTCTCGGTCTTCTGATGATTGGCAATACATGGGTATAGATTGCCTTTTGCTGCTTCTCAAAGACCAAGAAACAAGGTACAAAGTCATAGAGATGTCATTGTTTTATCTAGTAGACCTAGTTGAGGTTAAAGCTCTTGATGTCAGACCAAACCTAGGAGATCGAATAACTAAGGTTCTTTTAATGCATTACAACACAAAGAAAGGTTGTGTCTACACTCACAAGGTCCAAAAAGCCTTAAAAGAACTATGGAGGAACAAAGTAGAGAGGAGAAAGAGggagaaaaagatgatgagTGAGAATCAAGAATTGCTGACAGAGACAAGTGTTGTTGTGAATTTGATTAAGCAGCAAGCAAACCAATTGCTTTGTGTAGGAGACATAGAGGGAGCTATTAGATGCTACACTGAAGCGATAGGCTTATGCCCTTTGAAACTgaggaaaaagagaatgaaTCTATATAGCGACAGAGGAGAGTGTTACTTACTCCTTGGAGATGTAGATGCGGCCATAAGTGATTGCACAAGAGCTCTTTGCTTGTCGGAACCAGTGAATTCGCACGGTAAAAGTCTTTGGACAAGATCAAGAGCTTATGACATCAAAGGGCTTTCAAGAGAAAGCTTGATGGACTGTATCATGTTTGTCAATGGCCGCTGCTTTCGTGGTAAAATCCCTTACTACGCTGCTCAAATGATCAGCAAACAGATGGAGGCTACGTGGCTATTCGAAAAGGCTAGAGCAGCAAAGCTTAGCAGGATGATGCTCAAGGATAAATATCACTTAACCg GCTTGTCGATGATCGCAGAAGaacccaagaagaagaagaaggaaggaatgGTGATGGAAAGGAAGAAACCTGATCACTTACATTGA
- the LOC104725160 gene encoding uncharacterized protein LOC104725160 isoform X1: MDHFRCRSTNKMARTHVVVGSRPCCFICAMEEKDPCVRKAWLELFLKDLHMTRDDTELALTLSFIWRYAMADPENPELPSLGVFDCMTRLMKKGLEDVEWVMTGQNVYVPYYAAHVIGSYTMKKPAFAVKAVKSGVIAPLLELMRGKMSWVEQRVVVRALGHLASYERTFEAVAAYENDVVRLSMEIATTCVDVVYEEFVSVQAKEGRVRYHCDLLTRGLGGLEMEDQKAEEWASQLQCWSLHLLNCFAYKHRSISLICNKNFLKDLSQMWGGLVNHTSRAGIGLIRILCYSKQGREHVSGSKDMILSLCNLSRSSDDWQYMGIDCLLLLLKDQETRYKVIEMSLFYLVDLVEVKALDVRPNLGDRITKVLLMHYNTKKGCVYTHKVQKALKELWRNKVERRKREKKMMSENQELLTETSVVVNLIKQQANQLLCVGDIEGAIRCYTEAIGLCPLKLRKKRMNLYSDRGECYLLLGDVDAAISDCTRALCLSEPVNSHGKSLWTRSRAYDIKGLSRESLMDCIMFVNGRCFRGKIPYYAAQMISKQMEATWLFEKARAAKLSRMMLKDKYHLTGLSMIAEEPKKKKKEGMVMERKKPDHLH, translated from the exons ATGGACCACTTCCGTTGCAGGAGTACAAACAAGATGGCCAGGACCCACGTTGTTGTCGGTTCCAGACCGTGTTGCTTCATCTGTGCCATGGAGGAAAAAGACCCTTGTGTAAGAAAAGCATGGTTAGAGTTATTTCTGAAAGATTTGCACATGACAAGAGACGACACAGAGCTCGCTCTCACACTTAGTTTTATTTGGAGATACGCCATGGCCGACCCTGAGAACCCCGAGTTACCGTCTCTTGGGGTGTTCGACTGCATGACAAGGTTAATGAAGAAAGGTCTTGAGGATGTAGAATGGGTGATGACAGGCCAAAATGTGTATGTTCCTTACTATGCTGCTCATGTCATTGGATCTTACACCATGAAGAAGCCTGCGTTTGCTGTAAAAGCTGTGAAGTCTGGAGTTATAGCTCCATTGCTTGAGCTTATGAGAGGAAAGATGAGCTGGGTCGAGCAAAGAGTCGTTGTTAGGGCGTTAGGTCACTTGGCGAGCTACGAGAGGACGTTTGAGGCAGTGGCTGCTTACGAGAATGATGTGGTGAGATTATCCATGGAGATTGCAACGACATGTGTTGATGTTGTGTATGAAGAGTTTGTGAGTGTTCaagcaaaagaaggaagagtgAG GTATCACTGTGACTTGCTTACTAGAGGACTTGGAGGGTTAGAGATGGAAGACCAAAAAGCTGAGGAATGGGCAAGTCAGCTCCAATGCTGGTCACTTCATTTACTCAATTGCTTTGCTTACAAGCATAGGTCTATTTCtcttatttgtaacaaaaacttTCTCAAGGATCTTAGCCAAATGTGGGGTGGATTGGTTAACCACACGTCTCGTGCAGGCATCGGACTGATCCGGATTCTTTGTTATAGTAAACAAGGGAGAGAACATGTCTCAGGATCAAAAGATATGATATTGAGTCTATGCAATCTCTCTCGGTCTTCTGATGATTGGCAATACATGGGTATAGATTGCCTTTTGCTGCTTCTCAAAGACCAAGAAACAAGGTACAAAGTCATAGAGATGTCATTGTTTTATCTAGTAGACCTAGTTGAGGTTAAAGCTCTTGATGTCAGACCAAACCTAGGAGATCGAATAACTAAGGTTCTTTTAATGCATTACAACACAAAGAAAGGTTGTGTCTACACTCACAAGGTCCAAAAAGCCTTAAAAGAACTATGGAGGAACAAAGTAGAGAGGAGAAAGAGggagaaaaagatgatgagTGAGAATCAAGAATTGCTGACAGAGACAAGTGTTGTTGTGAATTTGATTAAGCAGCAAGCAAACCAATTGCTTTGTGTAGGAGACATAGAGGGAGCTATTAGATGCTACACTGAAGCGATAGGCTTATGCCCTTTGAAACTgaggaaaaagagaatgaaTCTATATAGCGACAGAGGAGAGTGTTACTTACTCCTTGGAGATGTAGATGCGGCCATAAGTGATTGCACAAGAGCTCTTTGCTTGTCGGAACCAGTGAATTCGCACGGTAAAAGTCTTTGGACAAGATCAAGAGCTTATGACATCAAAGGGCTTTCAAGAGAAAGCTTGATGGACTGTATCATGTTTGTCAATGGCCGCTGCTTTCGTGGTAAAATCCCTTACTACGCTGCTCAAATGATCAGCAAACAGATGGAGGCTACGTGGCTATTCGAAAAGGCTAGAGCAGCAAAGCTTAGCAGGATGATGCTCAAGGATAAATATCACTTAACCg GCTTGTCGATGATCGCAGAAGaacccaagaagaagaagaaggaaggaatgGTGATGGAAAGGAAGAAACCTGATCACTTACATTGA